The DNA region GATTTCGATTTAGAGCTAACCACAGAGAGGTTTTTATGTTCCcaaatttttgtcattgttACACTTTGCTGTGAGAAGAAAAGTATATTATTAAAAAGGTTTGTTAAAATATACACTAGTATTTTGAGCAGAATATGCTTTTTAATAACTGTTGACTTGAATAAATATTGATGGATTATTCAGTGATTGTCATCGTCATTAACTGTtgccatatttttaaatgtcagcttCAAGTAAAGCATCTAAAGATCCTTGCaataacagtaaaacatgagttttacacaaatttaaatttttcatttcttcaatATTAGAATTtaagacagtttttaaaaagggtCACTTTCATTAAATTCagcaaaattaaaagtttttttgttatttatttaatattctaatctcaaatgtaatgttttcattaGTTATTAATTAATTCTGCATTGTCAGAAACTACATCTTTATGGACGTTTCATGCACCTTTCAGTTACTGTATCCAGAGATAACATTGCAGACGATCTACAATACTGTAATGTGACACAAAAACAAGTCGGAAATATCTTTTGCATTtgaaggatatttttttaaaaacccatcaAAAATCCATAAATTAATCAACTCGCCCAATGCTTTCTGTTGTTAAGAACTTTGGATTAACGatccttttcagttttgttgtcAAATTGTTGATTTTATGGCTTTTGTTAAAGTGATCTGTCTTCTTTTGACATCTTGTCTCTTCAGTGACCTTTCatgttttcacttcttttttggCAACATGAACCTTTTTTCCACAACACAGTTATTCTCTTATCTGCAAATCAAAGTCAAAACAGCAATTCTCTATGTTGCTCTATAATATATGTAGCCATTTACTGTTTAACTTCAAGACTGaatcacaaaatacaaaactataATATTAGACTCTGTTTCACAAGCTGAAACGATCACACACAAGAAATTAGAATACCTTCTAATATGGTTCTTTTGTaacattaaacagtttttgttaGTGTCAGtatgatgtaatattctaatcatAAATTAGCTGCAGAAAATcctcataattaacagaaataaaaggctTGGAAACTCCCGTTTGTGTGTAATTACTCACAGTGAGTGATTAACTCACTGAAATAAAGGAACCTTTCGTTCatgatctaaaatatttaatataacttTATGTTGAGAGGAGCTCAAAGCGGAAAATTGAAGGTGGAACTAAAAATCGTTTACAGTTTCTTCAGTGCAGCCAAAGTGGAACACACAGAAAGCATTAGCTCTTCTTAGAAGGTAGTTTGAAAACAGGTTTGGTGTTTTCGGTAAATATTTCCgtgttttcagtgaaaatgtcttcagttccgCCTCAGAgagagtttatcaacgagcaggtaactcctgctggagaaacattcacagagtggaaagaaatcaacgttaagatggaggaagagatggaggatcaGCGCAGACTGATGGATTTTACCCGGATACCGAGGATCATCTTACACCGGATAGGTACGAAACACCTTCATGTTTTACTGATGATACAGGTTGAATAAAGTTGGAGATCCTGTATATTAAAGAGTAACAAACTGGTTAAAGAGCGCTGAACTCAAAGAGCTTTTACACCAAACTGTAATAACGAATCCGCCCCAGctgtaaatattaaatgcttaaaaatgataaacttGAACAGGTGTTATGCCGAGAATTGCATGCcctgtcgcgggagcgcgcatcgCTCTAAACTCTCgcatattgatgagaaaacggactgaaatatgaccgaagaggaaacttttaaagatatttgtaACATTATCACGTTTCTTAACCATGTAAGCCGTAAAACGGTGGGTTTTATTTCGcggattaattgaaataaatacggtttttacagctttattgAGACATACTGTATGAGTCGAACGTTTTTCAGTCagtgtctgatgaaaatgttctccgcagatggtttgaaattccccgatttttcttttaacaccataatggcttaaagcattacaaaacagaagcccgttatgtaaaacattttatatcatccttTACTGTCTAGTCTATTAATGTAGGaggatgcattttaatttctgagcctGACAATATTTGTATCTCCTGTCTATTGTcctgttgatatgaaacttacagaagtagctcagagaacaagtgtcattacgtagaaaaggtgaaatcactcttaactctttatttctccattttagcagggaaTGCATTTTTTGGCATAGCAAATTATTAGCTTATATGCAGGCCTTATatattttcccaaaatattATTCTGTTGATATAAAACGTATACCAGCACTTCATAGAACAAGTATGGAACATATGGTTTCATGCTTCTTATATAaaagtctttaatttttttttgtttgtttgtttttggcagatttatacaaataaatacagttttgacatgtttaaacaggattttatttgtaaaaatgtttgaatcacGCATAATCTTTTTTATACTTCACAATtgtaaatcactttgttttggtcCTCAAATgtcaatgaaatatatttttgtttgtggttgtaaggtaacaaaatctggaaaagtttaaggggtatgaatacttttcacaAGCCACTATAAGAGCAAGTATGCATGTGTGTCTGGTTTAGGATTTCTCACCTTGTCAGCCCCAGTTTTCTAAAATATACGGCATTGTGAGGACTCAGGTCTGTTTCTGAGTTAGGTTTCAGACTAAGGTTTAAGCTACAGagatgttaatgtttttatgctATTTCTAGTGATTTATGTCACAGATTTCTCTTGTAAATGAGACAATGAGTCTCATAAGATctttcctttataaataaacaattatacaaatgaatgaaaattgATTGGAAGTCAATCCTAAAGACATgctatgtgtgtgagtgtgtataAACTTCAGACTGAAGTTGAAGTGTTTGAAGGTTTCTGATGAGGATGACTCTTCAGGAACATTTTGTCATTACACTGAGGGAAGTTGCAGATTCCACAACAAGATTTGCATATAAAACCTGTTAGCTCTGCTTCCAGGTCGACCTGGTCTTAGACTTGTTAAACCTGTTATTTTGACGTCAAACAGAAGACTGAACAGCAGTGCTGCTATTTTTTCTGATGGGATCCATCAACTCTTTACTCCTTCagtgtaaagaaaatgtgagttttaaatatatattttgattcTTAATTGATTATGTTAAAATGACAACTGAAGACgtttctgctgctctgtttaaGCCAAGTTCATAATTTAATCTGGTGTTTATGGGTTAGTGTTTTCATGGTAAATGCTCTCAGTGTTGATGTTTGCTTAAAGTTCATGTTTGTGTATAACAGCTGGAGCTCTGATTGTTTGGCTTTAGGAACAATTACAGCTTTTTGTAGAACTTCTGcctttaaatatgaattataaataattttttttgtaatgttctTCTCAGTACAAACAGATAGGACTTATTTTATCTGGCTTCATTGGCCTGTTGTCTTTAATAAtgatttcagaatattttttcaagctTGATGTTActattcaaatattattttctttattgttgGACCACCtaaagaaatcaaatttattttactgcagATCTGGTCTGACACTCAGATCTTCATCATATCTGTACTCTATACTTTGCTCAAACAAGGATTCAAACTCTTTTAGGTTCACTGTCTCCATCTGATTGTTTTTACTGAAACTGTTATGAACCCAAATGCTTGCTCTGTGTTAGAAGATCTGGGCTGTTGCAGTTTGTTGCAGCTAAGAAGATTGTTTTTTAAGCCAACATATATCTACTTCCTTCACTGGAAGGAAGTAGATATATTCCTTCTGTTTGGTTCTAACCTGTTTGGTTAgattttttgagaaaatctaACCAAACAAGTTGGATCAGGAAAGTTTGGAAAAACCCTTTGTTGTTTGGTATGTCTTGACGTTACTACAGGTAACTTTGAAACACCAGGTCCAAAGGTTTTTCTACTTTGGAGAAATCTAAgctacaaaacatttaatttaaatagtttcaaaaacattcagtacGCTTTCAGTATTTTACAGGAAATACTCACTTATAGCATTGACCAACAAAAAACTTAAAGGGAGTGGCTGTATAATAAGCTGTTTTTCATCATTTGATTAATATGTACACTCAATCTTTTCATAAACAAAAgtaacatatatttatttttcacattaaattcatTTATCCAAAGCCTAAAAAAGTATCTCATGGTTGGAGTAGAGATTATATATTAAGTATGAtcatatattaaatataaaatatttaatataaagatCAGATATTAAATATGTAGATATTCAAAGGATGATTTAGGagtcagtttaaatatttaagttgcTGACTTTGATGTTTTGCATTGAAGTCATCATTAAACCACTCACTAAACTATACTGCACAATATGAATCCAGTCGCTATGTAAAGTATCTTCAGTTTAATTCAACTAGAGTTAGATTCCagaaatgtaaagtaaaatctgacaacattgttttcctgcagatttttgtctttgtgtttattctgtCATTTTGTGACGGAGCAAAAACATCCCAGAATGATGATGATCTCATTCATAGATGTATGagagaaattacattttgatgacaTTCAACTTCTACTTTATTATTGCTGTTACATACTATAAAACACCTTCATAACgcatatttatgttaaaaattattAGAGACTTTTATTATGATATATTACAATTTAATGAAACTAATAATAACTAATTTAGATACAGGGCTCAGATTTAAGTTCTGGTGTCAGCGATCGATTTAATTTAATCTCCAGTCCAATCTGTTGTCATGGAGACAGATCTATGATGCTGTCCAGAAGAAGAGACGGAGCAGACTGTATTTATtaatcattaaatatttgtgtttattgattACCTGAGGattaatttattactttaagTCAGAAATTGTAGTTGTTGGTTGCAGTGTGTGAGGAATGATGTTCCTGATGTTCTgctgcctctcctcctcttcctctctcaggaTGAAGATGATCTCCAGgatcctgctgctcctcatcctcagctcATGTCTCTGTGGTCAGTCTCCATCTTGTCTTTGTGACAGAAAGCTCTCTAGATGGAGCTGAAAGACTCCCATGTTCCAGTTCTCAGTGTGTCTgctcctctctttccctctctgtctcctcagcagcAACATTTGTAGTGAATGTGACACAGAGCAGCTATCAGGCAGAGGAGAACCACAGCATCACTCTGGAGTGGACCTTCACCACCAAGACTCACACATCGACCGACTCCTTCTTCATAAACTGTGATCTGATCACTGATCACGGAGTCCTTGTCCTCTATCATGTATATAAAGGTGTTGAGCTGTCAGAGTTTCAGGATGAACAGTTTTCAGGACGAGTCCAGATTGACAAAGACGTCCTCAGAAAAGGACGAATCAGACTCCATGTGTCCAGACTGAGGACTGAAGACTCTGGTCTGTATCTGTGTGACTTAAAGACAAATGATGGATTTGGGTCTGCAAAATGTCAGGTTAAAGTTCACCTTCAATCTCAGATGGAAAAGAAACAGGGACTTCTCTCGTCAGTTATGTCAACCAAACGTAACGTCAAACCTCAAGGAACGACTGTGAATCCACAACCAATGGTTTGGGGACGGATTCCCATCTATATATTAGCAGGACTGACAGCAGCATTCTCTGCAGCTCTATTGGTCAAAGTGCTGCTTCGTGCTAAATTATCCATTTTTAACAAAGCTCCTATAAAAACTGTAGACCTTTCTGCCTGTTTCAGCAGCAACATTTGTAGTGAATGTGACTGTCGGAGTAAATTCCTCttgtctctgtgctccaccaggtCCGTTAACCAGTTTCAGGACTTGACCAGAACCCCTGAGTAtaaattaccttgagaaataatgaggttttatatataaaaacaggctgaaaaatgatcaaatgttacaagcCATACATGTCATACAAACGGAACAGATACAGAGTTTCATTCACCGTCCAGCGCTGATGGTGAATGAAACTCTGTGTCATTCACCGTGATGATACAGATCACGGTGAATGATACAGTCCTTAGGGACACCAAGTGAGGTGAAGGCTGTAGGGCGAGTTTAGCTTTTATTCTTCTCTGCAATCTGTTTCCTCCCAAAAGGGTAGTctaatcagtttcagtctgtttatgtATGACTGAGAGCAGACACACATAAAGTTATATAAGCTGCAGCGTGGAAgcagataagaaaaaaagacagaaccTACAACATGACACAGAGCAGCTATCAGTCAGAGGAGAACCACAGCATCACTCTGGAGTGGACCTTCACCACCAAGACTCACACATCGACCGACTCCTTCATAAACTGTGATCTGATCATGAAGTCCTTGTCGTCTATCATGTATATAAAGGTGTTGAGCTTCCAGAATCTCAGCATGAACAGTTTTCAGGACGAGTCCAGAGTGACAAAGACGTCCTCAGAGAAGGACGAATCAGACTCCATGTGTCCAGACTGAGGACTGAAGACTCTGGTCTGTATCTGTGTGACGTGAAAACTGAACATGGATTCAACTCTGGAAGATGTCAAGTCAGTTCtctttcataataaaatatttatgatcTGATTGTTATTACACTACCAGACATTTCTGTACTGTTgtgaactaaataaaatgtatccaaTTTGCAAGCAATACCTTTAAGTCATACAAACTTATCTGTAAAGTTTATCTGTGTAAAGTTCTTGTCAAAAGAGAATTTGAGATTTTCCTACAACTCGTGGTTAGATTGTAAATCAGGTCAAGCTGCCATATGATGGAAACTAACAACATTTAGCCACTACACACTCAGGGATAAAGAGACTTCTAGCGTACACACACTGCTACTAGTGTGTCACTAATTTATATTCACCTGTTAGATACGAGAGCAACAGTGAGTGTTTCAGTTGGTCAAGTTCTTACTTTGCTGAATTACTCAACGTGTTCAATATTCCCTCTGGTGGCGAACTGCTGCAACTACACGTTGCTAATCACAATATTCtaccaaacagaaacaagaaaaaaaccatTATGGCAAATAATCTTTATTATCTGAGAATTATGAAGAAAGTTTTTTTGCAAGTATTTTTTCTATCTATAATTCAAACCACATCATCAATACATGTTCtgtccaaaacataaaaaccatgtcaaagacaaaaaaactttacagtttAGAGTAActaacaagaataaagtcaatgcagatatttaaacaaacaaaaagggaaaacatcTCTGATCATTATTTAGCACAATTTCATTCCCCAACCAGCAGCTTTGATGGTGATGAAAAGTGTGACTTAAGTCTTAAGTCATATCTCACTCAAAATATCCCTTTTAAATGGAAAGATAAAACTGTGAGAACAAAGTGAATGTTTAAGTATTTCAGCTAAATCTCCTATTTGAAACAAAGCtgttacaattaaaaatgtgatcCAGCTGCAGTTACTCCTCTTCTAAACAGCAAGTTACTGAGAATCTTGGTACATTAAGTTCACATTATTCCATaaaacctgtgtgtgtgttctcatgTGAACGGTTAAATTTGTTTTACGAGAGAAATTTTTTCCACAGGTCTCACAAGAAAAAGGTTTCTCGTCTGTGTGAATGCTCATGTGATaagttaaattacatttttgattgaaactttttccacaggttccacaggagaaaggcttctcacctgtatgGATTCTCATGTGATAagttaaattacatttctgacTGAACCTTTTTCCACAGGTTTCGCAGGAGAAAGGTTTCTCACTTAaatgggatttcatgtgataaagCAAACTAGaactaaacataaaacattttccacatgtttgacaagagaaaggcttctcacctgtgtgaattctcatgtgagcagttaaactttttttgtgtgccaAACTCTTTCCACAAATCTCACATGAGAAaagcttctcacctgtgtgaattctcatgtgatgaGTTAAACTCTTTCTTTCActgtaactttttccacaggtcccacaggagaaaggcttctcacttGTGTGAATTTTGATATGATCATTTAAATTGCCTTTTCGACTGAAACATTTCCCGCAGGTCCCACATGTGAAAGACTTGTCACCTGTATGGATTCTCATGTGAGcggttaaactttttttatgacttaaactttttccacagatcTCACACGAGAACGGCTTCTCActtgtgtgaattctcatgtggaaatttaaacttttcttatcAGTAAAGCTTTTTCCACAGGCCCCACATGAGAAAACCTTCTCACTTCTATGAGTCTTCATGTGATAAGTTAAACTGTATCTTTGAGagaaacttttcccacaggtccCACATGAGAAAACCTTCTCACTTCTATGAGTCTTCTTGTGATAAGTTAAACTGTATCTTTgagagaaactttttccacaggtcctacatgagaaaggtttctcacctgtgtgaattctcatgtgattaACTAAGTCAGATTTACACACAAAGGTTTTTTCACAGgtcccacatgaaaacggcttctCAGCAATGTGAATCCTCATATGACGAAGTAAGTTATATTTACTCtggaaaccttttccacaggtcccacatgagtgaggcttctcacctgtgtgaagtCTCATGTGAATGCTTAACGTGCTGTTGTAATTGAAACCTTTTCCACAAGCAACACATGTGAATggtttttcacctgtgtgaattctcgtGTGATTAATTAAACAAGCCTCTTGACTGTATCTTTTTCCGCAAGTTGAACATGTGAAAGGTTTCTTGTTtgtgtgagttctcatgtgtTTAGTCAAGTATCTGGTTCGAGAAAAGGTTTTATCACAAATTTTACAAGAATATAATCTTTGATCTGGATGTGATTTCCTGAGTCTCTTTTGGGTTGAATtgtcatttctgcttttctgctgtttggttttctgATATCTCTCAGTTTGTTCCTGTTCATTTCTCTCTTTTGAGTTTTCAGAATTATTTCCTTCCTGGTCCGGGATCCCAACTTCAGGAGAGATTAGTTGGTTCCTCTGTGGTTCCCTTTCATCTTGGATTCTTTGCACTTTAGAAGGCATCATCAAAATGTcatcagtctcctgtttcagCACAAGATGCTCTTCATCCTGACTGATGCAGAGttgcttctcttcctctttgaactgttgatgttctggttcttcttgctcctgttttatctgcagaggttctggttcctgttttatctgcagaggttctggttcctcttgctccttttttatctgcagaggttctggttcttgttttatctgcagaggttctggatTCTCTTGATATAAATTGGAGTTTTCCTGCTGGTTGCTGGGCTCATTCAGAACCTCCTCCTCTTTACACGCCCAACATTGTGGGAGATctggacaaaaagacaaaaaaaagcttttaaatgtgtaaGAGAATGAGCCCTTCACTTTAATGTCTTAGTGTATCCAAAGGGAATTTTTTGGAGTTATTCTAACAAATGTAGTTCTTCTGACCAGAAGAGAACATGTGAGTCAAAATATTATATTACCGATTTTCAGGTGAGTAAACAAGCATAccaagttttagttttaaaaatgagggaaaatttttagtaacactttatttatttgaaggggtgtgtataagactgacatgacagtgtcataaacatgacataacatctgtcataaACGTAatggagtctttatgaatgaaTATGACTTTTGTCGTGAAGCGTCTTTCAgtaaataacacttttaatgaaaagttgcattaaaagtccattaagactgccaactttgcattaaaagtgtcattgtGTACCGAATGACGCtccatgacaacagtcatagacattcataaagactcgttcatgtttatgacagtgtcatgtcagtcttatgcacaacccgtcaaataaagtgttaccaaatttTCTACCGGGTGCTGCAAGCCGTTCCACCAGTCCAACCAAGATTAATTTtacaagatatttaaaataactacCTGTCAATAACTTATAAATTACGATCAGGTGCGCAGAATCTGATGGACCTCTTTGTTAACAATGAAATGCTGTGGACATCCATAAGTAGTAAATCCCTCTAATAGAGcctaaatgaaaacacaaaatggaattggagaacatttttaaagtttgtacaTTTATCAACCTTATTTATATGATACAATTATGTTGAGTTAAAgtcatttctgccaaaaattaCAATTCATTGTGCAGGAAGTGAGTCTTAATCactttttggtagaaaaacaattttagcattttctcacagttttttgttgtgacacaaaatatttaataattcaaacataCAGAGCATGTTCTGTGTATAAGAGTCCCAAACCTGTCTCTTCTGAATTTagaagattaaataaaataccacaGTAGAAAAGTGGCatttaactatttattattattttacttagcTACATGTATCACAGAACAGTGGTCATGAAGTGATTCTAAATCTGAGCAGCCTTAGTGCAGATAACCcatgaaaaaacacttttactgCTGTAAGCACATTAAAATGGGCAAACATTGCAAATAACTCTTATAGATTGAACACTCTAAGTTTTAGGGAGAGACAAAGATAAAGGAGACAAATCTTTGTTGTAATCAAAGCTTACAGTTTTATGTCCAAGTTGTAATATTCCCATTTCTTCTGGAGAATATGTTTAAGTCCTGGCATGATATTCAGACAGAGGCCAAGAAGCAGTTAGCGTTAAAATCCCACACTTACTCCCACACAATCTCCTATTATCAAAATATTAACCCTCTCCTAATAATTCAATTAGGTTTCTGTTTCAGTGGTCAGAATCTGCTTGGGTTTCAACAAAGTGGCAAAGTGAATCCAAAggtattttttattcatcaatGGTAAATTTCATATacacaaatgtacatttttaaagagaaaaccacacaaaagcagttcaaaattaaagaaatttattttaaaaactaaaataaaggtCAAggcaaatattaaaaacaattgcACTTCAGTTAGAGGGGTTCAGGTGTGGAGTAGTTGTTGTGAAGAGtaaaaactatataaataaTTCGCTAAACAAATACTACTTTGATAGTTTGTCTACTGATTTAACTGGATTTCCATTATCCATAcacaaaatatacagaaaagaatctgctgctttgtttttagtgatgaatttgttttcatgtaTAACAAAGTTAAAGCGTAATAAGGTTGAGCTTCTACctacacttttttttatgtccacactttgtgttcttgccattgataggaatttaataattatttatctatttctgTACTAGTTTACTCCCAGTTTAGGATTACCCACaatctgttttaaattcatttaacaCGAGGTTCTTTGGAAATAAAGTGACATTGTGTATCATTTTAGTTTTCTCTCTCCTATACTATTGTGATTCTGTCAttatcttattattattatttttattatttattgtccCCATGGCTAACCTTCTGGTGTTATGTGCCTGTTGCAACATTTACGTGTCCTGTTGCTATTCAattatacagaaatatttttgagagGCGGGTGGAATGGCCTagaaataacataattaaatcgaataatttttaacaaactCTTACCATTAATTTAAGAAACTAAACAGTTTCTTAAACTGGTGGAGTAGAGATTAGGGAGCCACAGATCAGAAACTATAATTTAGATATGTGATGAAGAGTAGATTGTAAAATCACAGTTAATCGTTGTTGATTATTATAGATTTATAGTTTAATGTAAAAGCCTTTAAATAGACTGACGTCGCACCAAACATTTACTTAACCTGCCTCCGACTCCCTTTAACCTGATTAATCAGTAAAACATGAAGGTGTTTCGTACCTATCCGGTGTAAGATGATCCTCGGTATCCGGGTAAAATCCATCAGTCTGCGCtgatcctccatctcttcctccatcttgacgttgatttctttaaactctgtgaatgtttctccagcaggagttacctgctcgttgataaactctcTCTGAGGcggaactgaagacatttttaaagcaaatactCAGATATTTACCTAAAACGCCAAATCCGTGTTCGTACAACCTTCTAACAAAGGACAAGCTTACGCCAATCTCTCTGTGCTCCTCTGTGTGTTTCACTGTGGCTGCACTGAAGAAACTGTGAACGACTTTTAGTTCCGCTTTGGATTTTCGGCGTTGAGTCTCCTCTTTTAATGTACCGTCATACTAAATAAACTAGAATATTGTGGAAACTTACTTAATTTCAGTAACTCATTTCAACCCTATAGTGAAATACTATACAGAATAGTTAAACACAGACTAATGTTTACAAGCCTTGTTTACGTTTAATATGATGGGTTTCTACTTACAGGTTGGAACTCTTGAAttcataaatacaaacatattttaggATCTGTTTAAAAATCACAGTAATTATGAGATcctgaaacattttctattgattatttttattttagtttttataaagatGTGCTCAATGTGCTCTCTGGTGGCGAAATGTTGCAACTACATGTCTACTGTCCCCATAAGTGACAACAGGAGAataatttacatattaaaacagaacagtattctctttaaataaaataggcGATGGAGTGTAATTATGTACATCTATTTTGACACACAATGTTCtactaaatgaaataaagaaaaagaccATCAATGTGGTAAATACACTTTATTATCCAAGAATTAAACagaatgttcttttgaaaatcatttttctatCTTGAATTTCATATCATCAATACATTTTCTACTATCCAAAAGATAAACACCATGTCAAagaaaaaatgaccaaaaaaaagacatggGTAAAAAGCTACACTTTTacaagagaagaagaataaagacaa from Xiphophorus maculatus strain JP 163 A chromosome 14, X_maculatus-5.0-male, whole genome shotgun sequence includes:
- the LOC106700294 gene encoding zinc finger protein 260-like; protein product: MSSVPPQREFINEQVTPAGETFTEFKEINVKMEEEMEDQRRLMDFTRIPRIILHRIDLPQCWACKEEEVLNEPSNQQENSNLYQENPEPLQIKQEPEPLQIKKEQEEPEPLQIKQEPEPLQIKQEQEEPEHQQFKEEEKQLCISQDEEHLVLKQETDDILMMPSKVQRIQDEREPQRNQLISPEVGIPDQEGNNSENSKERNEQEQTERYQKTKQQKSRNDNSTQKRLRKSHPDQRLYSCKICDKTFSRTRYLTKHMRTHTNKKPFTCSTCGKRYSQEACLINHTRIHTGEKPFTCVACGKGFNYNSTLSIHMRLHTGEKPHSCGTCGKGFQSKYNLLRHMRIHIAEKPFSCGTCEKTFVCKSDLVNHMRIHTGEKPFSCRTCGKSFSQRYSLTYHKKTHRSEKVFSCGTCGKSFSQRYSLTYHMKTHRSEKVFSCGACGKSFTDKKSLNFHMRIHTSEKPFSCEICGKSLSHKKSLTAHMRIHTGDKSFTCGTCGKCFSRKGNLNDHIKIHTSEKPFSCGTCGKSYSERKSLTHHMRIHTGEKLFSCEICGKSLAHKKSLTAHMRIHTGEKPFSCQTCGKCFMFSSSLLYHMKSHLSEKPFSCETCGKRFSQKCNLTYHMRIHTGEKPFSCGTCGKSFNQKCNLTYHMSIHTDEKPFSCETCGKNFSRKTNLTVHMRTHTQVLWNNVNLMYQDSQ